The following are encoded together in the Ovis canadensis isolate MfBH-ARS-UI-01 breed Bighorn chromosome 2, ARS-UI_OviCan_v2, whole genome shotgun sequence genome:
- the TMBIM1 gene encoding protein lifeguard 3, whose amino-acid sequence MSHASAPPPYEDRSPLYLGSLPPGGYGQPSVVPGGYPAYPQPGYGHPAGYPQPMPPVQPMPMNYGPGHGYDGGERAVSDTFGSGDWDDRKVRHAFIRKVYTIISIQLLVTVAIIAVFTFVKPVGDFVRANLAIYYASYAVFLATYLTLICCQGPRRRFPWNIILLILLTLAMAYMTGTISSVYKTKAVIIAMIITAVVSISVTIFCFQTKVDFTSCTGLFCVLAIVMVVTGIITAIVLAFKYVYWLHMVYAAVGAICFTLFLAYDTQMVLGNRRHSISPEDYITGALQIYTDIVHIFTFVLQLVGRQD is encoded by the exons ATGTCCCATGCCAGTGCCCCTCCACCATATGAGGATCGCAGCCCCCTATACCTTGGCTCTCTGCCCCCAGGGGGCTACGGGCAGCCGTCTGTCGTGCCCGGGGGGTACCCTGCCTACCCACAGCCTGGCTACGGTCACCCTGCTGGCTACCCACAGCCTATGCCCCCAGTCCAGCCGATGCCCATGAACTATG GCCCAGGCCATGGCTATGATGGCGGGGAGAGAGCAGTGAGTGACACTTTTGGATCTGGAGACTGGGATGACAGGAAAGTCCGACATGCCTTCATCCGAAAG GTTTACACCATCATCTCCATCCAGCTGCTCGTCACGGTGGCCATCATCGCTGTCTTCACCTTCGT GAAGCCGGTCGGTGACTTCGTGAGGGCAAACTTGGCCATCTACTACGCATCCTA TGCTGTCTTCCTGGCCACATACCTGACCCTCATCTGCTGCCAGGGACCCAG ACGCCGTTTCCCATGGAACATCATCCTGCTGATCCTCCTT ACTCTTGCCATGGCCTACATGACTGGCACCATCTCCAG TGTGTATAAAACCAAAGCCGTCATCATCGCAATGATCATCACTGCTGTGGTGTCCATTTCAGTCACCATCTTCTGCTTCCAGACCAAG GTGGACTTCACCTCGTGCACAGGCCTCTTCTGTGTCCTGGCAATAGTGATGGTAGTGACTGGGATTATCACTGCCATTGTGCTGGCCTTCAAATAC GTTTACTGGCTGCACATGGTCTATGCCGCTGTGGGGGCCATTTGCTTCACTTTG TTCCTGGCCTATGACACACAGATGGTCCTGGGGAACCGGAGGCACTCCATCAGCCCGGAGGACTACATCACCGGTGCCCTGCAGATCTACACAGATATCGTCCACATCTTCACCTTTGTGTTGCAGCTCGTGGGGAGGCAAGATTAA
- the AAMP gene encoding angio-associated migratory cell protein isoform X1, which yields MESESESGAAADTPPLETLSFHGDEEIIEVVELDPGPPDPADDLVQEMEDVDFEEEEEEEGNEEGWVLEPQEGVVGSMEGPDDSEVTFALHSASVFCVSLDPKTNTLAVTGGEDDKAFVWRLSDGELLFECAGHKDSVTCAGFSHDSTLVATGDMSGLLKVWQVDTKEEVWSFEAGDLEWMEWHPRAPVLLAGTADGNTWMWKVPTGDCKTFQGPNCPATCGRVLPDGKRAVVGYEDGTIRIWDLKQGNPIHVLKGTEGHQGPLTCVATNQDGSLILTGSVDCQAKLVSATTGKVVGVFRPETVASQPNLGEGEESESNSVESLGFCSVMPLAAVGYLDGTLAIYDLSTQTLRHQCQHQSGIVQLLWEAGTAVVYTCSLDGIVRLWDARTGRLLTDYRGHTAEILDFALSKDASLVVTTSGDHKAKVFCVQRPDR from the exons ATGGAGTCCGAATCGGAGAGCGGGGCCGCTGCTGACACCCCCCCGTTGGAGACTCTAAGCTTCCATGGTGACGAAGAGATTATCGAGGTGGTAGAACTGGACCCTGGTCCTCCGGACCCGG CAGACGATCTGGTCCAGGAGATGGAAGATGTGGACTtcgaggaagaggaagaagaagagggcaatgAGGAGGGCTGGGTCCTGGAACCCCAGGAAGGGGTGGTTGGCAGCATGGAGGGCCCCGACGACAGCGAGGTCACTTTTGCATTGCATTCTG CATCAGTGTTCTGTGTGAGCCTGGACCCCAAGACCAACACCTTGGCAGTGACAGGAGGCGAAGACgacaaagcctttgtgtggaggCTCAGCGATGGGGAACTGCTCTTTGAGTGTGCAG GCCATAAAGACTCCGTGACTTGTGCTGGTTTCAGCCATGACTCTACCCTAGTggccacaggagacatgagtggtCTCTTAAAAGTGTGGCAGGTGGACACAAAGGAGGAGGTCTGGTCGTTTGAAGCAGGAGATCTAGAG TGGATGGAGTGGCACCCTCGGGCACCTGTCCTCCTGGCGGGCACGGCTGATGGCAACACCTGGATGTGGAAGGTTCCGACTGGTGACTGCAAGACCTTCCAGGGCCCCAACTGCCCGGCCACCTGTGGCCGAGTCCTCCCTGATG GGAAGCGTGCTGTAGTTGGTTATGAAGATGGCACCATCAGGATTTGGGACCTGAAGCAGGGAAACCCTATCCATGTACTAAAAG GGACCGAGGGTCACCAGGGCCCTCTGACCTGTGTCGCCACCAACCAGGATGGCAGCCTGATCCTCACTGGCTCTGTAGACTGCCAGGCCAAGCTGGTCAGTGCCACCACTGGCAAG GTGGTGGGCGTTTTCAGACCCGAGACTGTGGCCTCCCAGCCGAacctgggagaaggggaggagagtgAGTCCAACTCTGTGGAGTCCTTGGGCTTCTGCAGTGT GATGCCTCTGGCAGCTGTTGGCTACCTGGATGGGACCTTGGCCATCTATGACTTGTCCACACAGACCCTTAGGCACCAGTGTCAGCACCAG TCGGGCATCGTGCAGCTGCTGTGGGAGGCAGGCACCGCCGTGGTTTACACTTGCAGCCTGGATGGCATTGTGCGCCTCTGGGATGCTCGGACTGGCCGCCTGCTCACTGACTACCGGGGCCACACAGCTGAGATCCTGGACTTTGCCCTTAGCAA AGATGCCTCCTTGGTGGTGACCACGTCAGGAGACCACAAAGCAAAAGTATTTTGTGTCCAGAGACCTGACCGCTAA
- the LOC138434197 gene encoding probable hydrolase PNKD isoform X2, which produces MAAVVAATALKGRGARNARVLRGILSGATANKASQNRSRALQSHSSPECKEEPEPLSPELEYIPRKRGKNPMKAVGLAWVRDSQKVMCYESEQCLPDLGLSHPSPGSAGTKYIWLS; this is translated from the exons ATGGCGGCGGTGGTAGCTGCTACGGCGCTGAAGGGCCGAGGGGCGAGAAATGCCCGCGTTCTCCGGG GGATTCTCTCAGGAGCCACTGCTAACAAGGCTTCCCAGAACAGGAGCCGGGCACTGCAAAGCCACAGCTCCCCAGAGTGCAAGGAGGAGCCTGAGCCCCTCTCCCCTGAGCTGGAATACATCCCCAGAAAGAGGGGCAAGAACCCCATGAAAGCTGTGGGACTAGCCTG GGTCCGGGATTCACAGAAGGTCATGTGCTATGAATCTGAGCAGTGCCTGCCAGACCTGGGGTTGAGCCATCCATCACCAGGAAGCGCTGGGACAAAGTATATTTGGTTATCGTAG
- the LOC138434197 gene encoding probable hydrolase PNKD isoform X1 — translation MAAVVAATALKGRGARNARVLRGILSGATANKASQNRSRALQSHSSPECKEEPEPLSPELEYIPRKRGKNPMKAVGLAWAIGFPCGILLFILTKREVDKDRLKQMKARQNMRASNTGEYESQRFRASSRHAPSPEAGSGVQS, via the exons ATGGCGGCGGTGGTAGCTGCTACGGCGCTGAAGGGCCGAGGGGCGAGAAATGCCCGCGTTCTCCGGG GGATTCTCTCAGGAGCCACTGCTAACAAGGCTTCCCAGAACAGGAGCCGGGCACTGCAAAGCCACAGCTCCCCAGAGTGCAAGGAGGAGCCTGAGCCCCTCTCCCCTGAGCTGGAATACATCCCCAGAAAGAGGGGCAAGAACCCCATGAAAGCTGTGGGACTAGCCTG GGCCATCGGCTTCCCCTGTGGTATCCTCCTCTTCATCCTCACCAAGCGGGAAGTGGACAAGGACCGTTTGAAGCAGATGAAGGCTCGGCAGAACATGCGGGCATCCAACACGGGCGAGTATGAGAGCCAGAGGTTCAGGGCCTCCTCCCGTCATGCCCCATCTCCTGAAGCTGGGTCGGGGGTGCAGTCCTGA
- the AAMP gene encoding angio-associated migratory cell protein isoform X2 translates to MESESESGAAADTPPLETLSFHGDEEIIEVVELDPGPPDPDDLVQEMEDVDFEEEEEEEGNEEGWVLEPQEGVVGSMEGPDDSEVTFALHSASVFCVSLDPKTNTLAVTGGEDDKAFVWRLSDGELLFECAGHKDSVTCAGFSHDSTLVATGDMSGLLKVWQVDTKEEVWSFEAGDLEWMEWHPRAPVLLAGTADGNTWMWKVPTGDCKTFQGPNCPATCGRVLPDGKRAVVGYEDGTIRIWDLKQGNPIHVLKGTEGHQGPLTCVATNQDGSLILTGSVDCQAKLVSATTGKVVGVFRPETVASQPNLGEGEESESNSVESLGFCSVMPLAAVGYLDGTLAIYDLSTQTLRHQCQHQSGIVQLLWEAGTAVVYTCSLDGIVRLWDARTGRLLTDYRGHTAEILDFALSKDASLVVTTSGDHKAKVFCVQRPDR, encoded by the exons ATGGAGTCCGAATCGGAGAGCGGGGCCGCTGCTGACACCCCCCCGTTGGAGACTCTAAGCTTCCATGGTGACGAAGAGATTATCGAGGTGGTAGAACTGGACCCTGGTCCTCCGGACCCGG ACGATCTGGTCCAGGAGATGGAAGATGTGGACTtcgaggaagaggaagaagaagagggcaatgAGGAGGGCTGGGTCCTGGAACCCCAGGAAGGGGTGGTTGGCAGCATGGAGGGCCCCGACGACAGCGAGGTCACTTTTGCATTGCATTCTG CATCAGTGTTCTGTGTGAGCCTGGACCCCAAGACCAACACCTTGGCAGTGACAGGAGGCGAAGACgacaaagcctttgtgtggaggCTCAGCGATGGGGAACTGCTCTTTGAGTGTGCAG GCCATAAAGACTCCGTGACTTGTGCTGGTTTCAGCCATGACTCTACCCTAGTggccacaggagacatgagtggtCTCTTAAAAGTGTGGCAGGTGGACACAAAGGAGGAGGTCTGGTCGTTTGAAGCAGGAGATCTAGAG TGGATGGAGTGGCACCCTCGGGCACCTGTCCTCCTGGCGGGCACGGCTGATGGCAACACCTGGATGTGGAAGGTTCCGACTGGTGACTGCAAGACCTTCCAGGGCCCCAACTGCCCGGCCACCTGTGGCCGAGTCCTCCCTGATG GGAAGCGTGCTGTAGTTGGTTATGAAGATGGCACCATCAGGATTTGGGACCTGAAGCAGGGAAACCCTATCCATGTACTAAAAG GGACCGAGGGTCACCAGGGCCCTCTGACCTGTGTCGCCACCAACCAGGATGGCAGCCTGATCCTCACTGGCTCTGTAGACTGCCAGGCCAAGCTGGTCAGTGCCACCACTGGCAAG GTGGTGGGCGTTTTCAGACCCGAGACTGTGGCCTCCCAGCCGAacctgggagaaggggaggagagtgAGTCCAACTCTGTGGAGTCCTTGGGCTTCTGCAGTGT GATGCCTCTGGCAGCTGTTGGCTACCTGGATGGGACCTTGGCCATCTATGACTTGTCCACACAGACCCTTAGGCACCAGTGTCAGCACCAG TCGGGCATCGTGCAGCTGCTGTGGGAGGCAGGCACCGCCGTGGTTTACACTTGCAGCCTGGATGGCATTGTGCGCCTCTGGGATGCTCGGACTGGCCGCCTGCTCACTGACTACCGGGGCCACACAGCTGAGATCCTGGACTTTGCCCTTAGCAA AGATGCCTCCTTGGTGGTGACCACGTCAGGAGACCACAAAGCAAAAGTATTTTGTGTCCAGAGACCTGACCGCTAA